One Sinorhizobium mexicanum genomic region harbors:
- the rpsN gene encoding 30S ribosomal protein S14 encodes MAKTSAVEKNKRRRKLVAGQASKRAALKAIIMNQSLPIEERFKATLKLAELPRDGSKTRIRNRCEVTGRPRAYYRKLRMSRIALRELGNLGKVPGVVKSSW; translated from the coding sequence ATGGCGAAAACGAGCGCAGTTGAAAAGAACAAGCGCCGCCGCAAACTGGTTGCCGGGCAAGCGTCCAAGCGCGCTGCATTGAAGGCAATCATCATGAACCAGTCTCTGCCGATCGAAGAGCGGTTCAAGGCAACCCTCAAGCTGGCTGAACTGCCGCGTGATGGCTCCAAGACCCGCATCCGCAACCGCTGCGAAGTGACCGGCCGTCCGCGTGCCTACTATCGCAAACTTCGTATGTCGCGTATTGCGCTTCGCGAACTGGGCAACCTCGGCAAGGTGCCGGGTGTCGTCAAGTCGAGCTGGTAA
- the rpsE gene encoding 30S ribosomal protein S5 has product MAQEKRGSREDRQSREERDSEFVDKLVAINRVAKVVKGGRRFGFAALVVVGDQKGRVGFGHGKAREVPEAIRKATEAAKRDLIFVPLRGGRTLHHDVHGRHGAGKVLLRSAKAGTGIIAGGPMRAVFETLGVHDVVAKSTGSSNPYNMVRATFDALKNQMHPKDIAAQRGMKYATLQARRVSAGVASEE; this is encoded by the coding sequence ATGGCACAAGAAAAAAGAGGCTCTCGCGAAGATCGCCAGAGCCGCGAAGAGCGCGACAGCGAATTTGTCGATAAGCTCGTCGCAATCAACCGCGTCGCCAAGGTGGTGAAGGGCGGTCGTCGTTTCGGTTTCGCAGCTCTCGTCGTCGTCGGCGATCAGAAGGGCCGCGTTGGCTTCGGTCATGGCAAGGCGCGCGAAGTGCCGGAAGCCATCCGCAAGGCAACGGAAGCCGCCAAGCGCGACCTGATCTTCGTCCCGCTGCGTGGTGGCCGCACATTGCATCACGACGTCCATGGCCGTCACGGCGCCGGCAAGGTGCTGCTGCGTTCGGCCAAGGCCGGTACCGGTATCATCGCTGGTGGCCCGATGCGCGCTGTCTTTGAAACGCTCGGCGTTCACGACGTCGTCGCCAAGTCGACCGGTTCGTCGAACCCTTACAACATGGTTCGCGCGACGTTCGACGCGCTCAAGAACCAGATGCACCCGAAGGATATCGCGGCACAGCGCGGCATGAAGTACGCCACGCTCCAAGCCCGCCGCGTTTCCGCCGGCGTTGCTTCCGAAGAATAA
- the rplR gene encoding 50S ribosomal protein L18: MASRKDTLVRRASRVRRQIKAVANGRPRLSVHRSSKNIYAQIIDDVAGKTLASASTLDTDLRSSLKTGADTAAATAVGKLLAERASKAGVKDVVFDRGAFIYHGRIKALAEAAREGGLNF; the protein is encoded by the coding sequence ATGGCTAGCAGGAAAGATACTCTTGTGCGTCGCGCCAGCCGCGTGCGCCGTCAAATCAAGGCGGTCGCCAATGGCCGCCCGCGCCTGTCGGTTCATCGCTCGTCGAAGAACATCTATGCGCAGATCATCGATGATGTTGCCGGCAAGACGCTTGCTTCCGCATCGACCCTCGACACGGATCTGCGGTCTTCGCTGAAGACCGGTGCTGATACCGCGGCCGCTACGGCTGTAGGCAAGCTCCTCGCAGAGCGTGCATCCAAGGCAGGCGTCAAGGACGTTGTCTTTGACCGTGGCGCCTTCATCTACCACGGCCGCATCAAGGCGCTGGCCGAGGCAGCTCGCGAAGGCGGCCTGAACTTCTAA
- the rpmD gene encoding 50S ribosomal protein L30 — MAKKEVAKKTVTVEQIGSPIRRPAVQRQTLVGLGLNKMHRVRTLEDTPAVRGMIRAVQHLVRVVDEK, encoded by the coding sequence ATGGCTAAGAAAGAAGTTGCCAAGAAGACGGTTACCGTCGAGCAGATCGGTAGCCCCATTCGCCGTCCGGCCGTACAGCGTCAGACGCTCGTCGGCCTGGGCCTCAACAAGATGCACCGGGTTCGCACGCTGGAAGACACTCCGGCCGTTCGCGGCATGATCCGGGCCGTCCAGCACCTCGTTCGCGTCGTCGACGAGAAGTGA
- the rplQ gene encoding 50S ribosomal protein L17 — protein sequence MRHGKAGRKLNRTASHRKAMFANMAASLIEHEQIVTTLPKAKEIRPIVEKLVTLGKRGDLHARRQAISQIRDVAVVSKLFDTIASRYATRNGGYLRIMKAGFRHGDNAALAVIEFVDRDADAKGAKDRARVAAEAEAAEAA from the coding sequence ATGCGCCACGGTAAAGCCGGCCGCAAGCTGAATAGAACCGCCAGCCACCGCAAGGCGATGTTTGCCAACATGGCAGCTTCGCTGATCGAACACGAGCAGATCGTGACGACGCTGCCGAAGGCAAAGGAAATCCGTCCGATCGTCGAAAAGCTTGTCACGCTCGGCAAGCGCGGCGACCTGCATGCCCGCCGTCAGGCGATCTCGCAGATCCGCGACGTTGCCGTCGTCTCGAAGCTGTTTGACACGATCGCATCGCGTTACGCCACCCGTAACGGCGGCTACCTGCGTATCATGAAGGCAGGCTTCCGCCACGGCGACAACGCCGCTCTCGCTGTCATCGAGTTCGTTGACCGCGATGCCGACGCCAAGGGTGCGAAGGACCGCGCTCGCGTTGCAGCCGAAGCTGAAGCAGCTGAAGCGGCCTGA
- a CDS encoding adenylate kinase: MRLIFLGPPGAGKGTQAKLLTERYGIPQLSTGDMLRAAVAQATEVGKRAKAVMDAGQLVSDEIVNEIVSDRIDASDCAKGFILDGYPRTVPQAKALDRMLESKGLKLDAVIELKVDEAALVRRMENRVAETVAAGGTVRSDDNPEAFKRRLTEYREKTAPLSEYYAATGQLKTVDGMADVDTVTAEIEKILA; encoded by the coding sequence ATGAGATTGATTTTTTTGGGACCGCCGGGCGCTGGCAAGGGTACACAGGCCAAGCTTCTGACGGAGAGATACGGCATTCCGCAGCTTTCCACAGGTGACATGCTGCGGGCGGCCGTGGCTCAGGCGACCGAAGTGGGCAAGCGGGCGAAGGCCGTGATGGATGCGGGCCAGCTCGTTTCCGACGAGATTGTCAATGAAATCGTCTCCGACCGTATCGACGCGTCGGACTGCGCCAAGGGTTTCATCCTCGACGGCTATCCGCGCACCGTGCCGCAAGCCAAAGCGCTCGACCGGATGCTCGAAAGCAAGGGCTTGAAGCTCGATGCTGTCATCGAGCTGAAAGTCGACGAGGCAGCTCTTGTCCGGCGGATGGAGAATCGCGTAGCGGAAACCGTCGCGGCCGGCGGCACCGTTCGCTCCGACGACAATCCGGAAGCCTTCAAGCGCCGTTTGACGGAATATCGCGAGAAGACGGCGCCGTTGTCGGAATACTACGCCGCTACCGGTCAATTGAAGACCGTGGACGGCATGGCGGACGTGGACACGGTCACCGCCGAAATCGAGAAGATTCTGGCCTAG
- the secY gene encoding preprotein translocase subunit SecY: MASAAEQLASNLNFSTFAKAEDLKKRLWFTLGALLVYRLGTYIPLPGLNPDAFAQAFQGQSGGILGLFNMFSGGAVERMAIFALGIMPYISASIIVQLMTSVVPALEQLKKEGEQGRKIINQYTRYGTVLLGAMQAYGISIGLESGNGLVIDPGWFFRISTVISLLGGTMFLMWLGEQITSRGIGNGISLIIFAGIVAHLPTALAGTLELGRTGALSTPLILAIIVMVVAVIALIVFVERAQRRLLIQYPKRQVGNRMFQGDTSHLPLKLNTSGVIPAIFASSLLLLPATLAGFANTATLPGWATAIVSALGHGQPLYMLFYGGMIAFFAFFYTAIVFNPKDTADNLKKHGGFIPGIRPGERTAEYIDFVLTRITVIGAIYLIFVCILPEILISQTGVPFYLGGTSLLIVVSVTLDTVAQIQGHLIAQQYEGLIKKSKLRGGKRGR; this comes from the coding sequence ATGGCTTCTGCAGCGGAACAGCTTGCCTCGAACCTGAATTTTTCAACTTTCGCAAAGGCGGAGGATCTGAAAAAGCGTCTTTGGTTCACCCTTGGCGCGCTTCTGGTTTATCGCCTTGGCACCTATATCCCGCTGCCCGGCCTCAACCCGGATGCGTTCGCGCAGGCCTTCCAGGGCCAGAGCGGCGGTATCCTTGGCCTCTTCAACATGTTCTCGGGCGGCGCGGTTGAGCGCATGGCGATCTTCGCGCTTGGCATCATGCCCTACATTTCCGCTTCGATCATCGTGCAGCTCATGACCTCGGTCGTGCCGGCGCTCGAGCAGTTGAAGAAGGAAGGCGAGCAGGGCCGCAAGATCATCAACCAGTATACCCGCTACGGTACGGTGCTCCTCGGCGCGATGCAGGCCTACGGCATTTCCATTGGGCTGGAGAGCGGCAACGGCCTTGTCATCGATCCGGGCTGGTTTTTCCGCATTTCCACCGTGATCTCGTTGCTCGGCGGTACGATGTTCCTGATGTGGCTCGGCGAACAGATCACCTCGCGCGGCATCGGCAACGGCATTTCTCTGATCATTTTCGCCGGCATCGTCGCGCACCTGCCGACGGCACTCGCCGGAACGCTCGAACTCGGCCGAACCGGGGCGCTATCGACGCCGCTCATTCTCGCCATCATCGTCATGGTCGTGGCGGTGATCGCGCTGATCGTTTTTGTCGAGCGTGCTCAGCGCCGGCTGCTGATCCAGTACCCGAAGCGCCAGGTGGGCAACCGGATGTTCCAGGGCGATACATCGCACCTGCCGCTGAAGCTCAACACCTCGGGCGTCATTCCGGCGATCTTCGCGTCTTCGCTGCTGCTCTTGCCGGCGACCCTGGCTGGGTTCGCCAACACCGCGACGCTGCCCGGCTGGGCGACGGCAATCGTCAGTGCGCTCGGTCATGGCCAGCCGCTCTACATGCTGTTTTACGGCGGCATGATCGCCTTCTTCGCCTTCTTCTACACCGCGATTGTGTTCAATCCGAAGGACACTGCGGACAATCTGAAGAAGCACGGCGGCTTTATTCCGGGCATTCGCCCGGGCGAACGGACCGCCGAATACATCGACTTCGTGCTGACGCGCATCACGGTCATCGGCGCGATCTATCTGATTTTCGTATGCATCCTGCCCGAAATCCTCATCTCGCAGACCGGCGTGCCGTTCTACCTTGGTGGTACGTCGCTTTTGATTGTTGTCAGCGTGACCCTTGATACGGTAGCACAGATCCAGGGCCACCTCATTGCTCAGCAATATGAGGGGCTGATCAAGAAGTCGAAGCTGCGCGGAGGAAAGAGGGGACGATGA
- the rplE gene encoding 50S ribosomal protein L5 encodes MAKTAYEPRLKKEYVERIRKAMQEKFSYANEMQIPRLDKIVINMGVGEATGDSKKPTVAAADLAAIAGQKPVITRARNSIAGFKVREGMPIGAKVTLRGVRMYEFLDRLVNIALPRVRDFRGLNPKSFDGRGNFAMGVKEHIVFPEINYDKVDQMWGMDIIVCTTATNDDEARALLTEFNFPFRQ; translated from the coding sequence ATGGCTAAGACCGCTTATGAGCCGCGGCTCAAGAAGGAATATGTAGAGCGCATCCGCAAGGCGATGCAGGAGAAGTTCTCCTACGCCAACGAAATGCAGATTCCGCGCCTCGACAAGATCGTCATCAACATGGGTGTTGGCGAAGCAACCGGCGACTCCAAGAAGCCGACCGTTGCTGCTGCCGACCTCGCTGCGATTGCTGGCCAGAAGCCGGTGATCACCCGCGCTCGCAACTCCATCGCTGGCTTCAAGGTCCGCGAAGGCATGCCGATTGGCGCCAAGGTTACCCTGCGCGGCGTTCGGATGTACGAGTTCCTGGATCGTCTCGTGAACATCGCTCTTCCGCGTGTTCGCGACTTCCGTGGCCTCAATCCGAAGTCCTTCGATGGTCGTGGCAACTTCGCCATGGGCGTCAAGGAGCACATTGTGTTCCCTGAGATCAACTACGACAAGGTTGATCAGATGTGGGGCATGGACATCATCGTTTGCACGACGGCAACTAACGACGACGAAGCTCGCGCTCTGCTCACAGAGTTCAACTTCCCGTTCCGTCAGTAA
- a CDS encoding DNA-directed RNA polymerase subunit alpha: MIQKNWQELIKPNKVEFASSGRTRATLVAEPLERGFGLTLGNALRRVLLSSLRGAAVTAVQIDGVLHEFSSIPGVREDVTDIVLNIKEIAIKMDGDDAKRMVVRKQGPGVVTAGDIQTVGDIEILNPNHVICTLDEGAEIRMEFTVNNGKGYVPADRNRSEDAPIGLIPVDSLYSPVKKVSYKVENTREGQVLDYDKLTMSIETDGSVTGEDAIAFAARILQDQLSVFVNFDEPQKEAEEEAVTELAFNPALLKKVDELELSVRSANCLKNDNIVYIGDLIQKTEAEMLRTPNFGRKSLNEIKEVLASMGLHLGMEVPSWPPENIEDLAKRYEDQY; the protein is encoded by the coding sequence ATGATCCAGAAAAATTGGCAGGAATTGATCAAGCCGAACAAGGTGGAGTTCGCCTCCTCCGGCCGCACCAGGGCAACGCTGGTCGCGGAACCGCTTGAACGCGGCTTTGGTCTGACGCTCGGCAACGCGCTTCGCCGCGTGCTTTTGTCGTCGCTGCGCGGTGCTGCCGTCACCGCAGTGCAGATCGACGGCGTGCTGCACGAGTTCTCCTCTATCCCGGGCGTCCGGGAAGACGTGACGGACATCGTGCTCAACATCAAGGAAATCGCCATCAAGATGGATGGCGACGACGCAAAGCGCATGGTCGTGCGCAAGCAGGGCCCGGGCGTTGTAACGGCTGGTGACATCCAGACGGTTGGCGACATCGAAATCCTCAACCCGAACCATGTGATCTGCACCCTCGACGAGGGCGCCGAGATCCGCATGGAGTTCACCGTCAACAACGGCAAGGGCTACGTGCCGGCTGACCGTAACCGCTCGGAAGATGCGCCGATTGGCCTTATCCCGGTCGACAGCCTGTACTCGCCGGTCAAGAAGGTCTCCTACAAGGTTGAAAACACCCGTGAAGGCCAGGTTCTCGACTATGACAAGCTGACGATGTCCATCGAAACGGATGGCTCCGTCACCGGTGAAGATGCGATCGCCTTTGCGGCCCGCATCCTTCAGGACCAACTGTCCGTCTTCGTCAACTTCGACGAGCCGCAGAAGGAAGCGGAGGAAGAGGCAGTCACCGAACTCGCCTTCAACCCGGCGCTTCTCAAGAAGGTCGACGAACTGGAGCTTTCCGTCCGTTCGGCCAACTGCCTGAAGAACGACAACATCGTCTATATCGGCGACCTCATTCAGAAGACCGAAGCAGAAATGCTCCGCACGCCGAATTTTGGTCGCAAGTCGCTCAACGAAATCAAGGAAGTTCTCGCTTCCATGGGCCTGCACCTCGGCATGGAAGTGCCGTCCTGGCCGCCTGAGAACATCGAAGATCTCGCCAAGCGTTACGAAGACCAATACTAA
- the rpsH gene encoding 30S ribosomal protein S8, which yields MAMTDPLGDMLTRIRNGAARRKSSVSTPASKLRARVLDVLQAEGYIRGYSEVEFGNGKSELNIELKYYEGSSVIREIARVSKPGRRVYVSVKSIPQVANGLGITILSTPKGVMADHQAREQNVGGEVLCSVF from the coding sequence ATGGCAATGACTGATCCCTTGGGCGATATGCTCACCCGTATCCGCAACGGCGCTGCGCGCCGCAAGTCCAGCGTTTCGACGCCGGCTTCCAAGCTCCGCGCACGCGTTCTGGATGTTCTTCAGGCCGAAGGCTACATCCGCGGATACTCCGAAGTCGAATTCGGCAACGGCAAGTCCGAGCTGAACATCGAACTGAAATACTACGAAGGCTCGTCCGTGATCCGTGAGATCGCACGCGTCTCCAAGCCGGGCCGCCGGGTCTATGTCTCGGTTAAGTCCATTCCGCAGGTCGCGAACGGCCTCGGCATCACCATCCTTTCGACCCCGAAGGGTGTGATGGCCGATCATCAGGCACGCGAACAGAATGTTGGTGGCGAGGTTCTTTGCTCGGTCTTCTAA
- the msrP gene encoding protein-methionine-sulfoxide reductase catalytic subunit MsrP produces the protein MPAYRPPHIAESEITPERLFLNRRAFLATAVGGLVLGGATTAGAAALKASPGPYTLDDAVTSEEDATSYNNFYEFGTGKGDPSANSGSFKPSPWTVKVDGLVSKPKEFGLEELLAFPLEERIYRMRCVEAWSMVIPWIGFPLAALLDKVEPLGSAKYVAFETAVRPDEMPGQAGYFQPLEWPYREGLRLDEARHPLAILSIGLYGKTLPNQNGAPIRLVVPWKYGFKGIKSIVRISLTETPPPCTWNLAASNEYGFYANVNPAVDHPRWSQATETRIGEGGFFGANRRDTLLFNGYGDEVASLYAGMDLKANF, from the coding sequence ATGCCCGCCTACCGCCCGCCGCATATCGCAGAGTCCGAGATCACGCCCGAACGCCTCTTCCTCAACCGAAGAGCATTTCTGGCGACGGCTGTCGGGGGCCTGGTTTTGGGTGGGGCGACGACCGCTGGTGCGGCCGCCCTCAAGGCATCGCCGGGCCCTTATACGCTTGATGACGCCGTGACGTCCGAGGAAGACGCGACGAGCTACAACAATTTCTACGAATTCGGTACAGGCAAGGGCGATCCCTCCGCCAATTCGGGAAGCTTCAAGCCTTCGCCCTGGACGGTGAAGGTCGACGGTTTGGTCAGCAAACCGAAGGAATTCGGGCTTGAGGAACTTCTGGCCTTCCCGCTTGAAGAGCGGATCTATCGCATGCGCTGCGTTGAAGCGTGGTCCATGGTCATCCCGTGGATTGGCTTTCCGCTGGCCGCCCTTCTCGACAAGGTCGAACCGCTTGGCAGCGCCAAATATGTCGCCTTTGAAACCGCCGTTCGGCCCGACGAAATGCCCGGCCAGGCCGGCTATTTCCAGCCGCTGGAATGGCCCTACCGCGAGGGCCTGAGGCTGGACGAGGCGCGGCACCCACTGGCGATCCTTTCCATCGGCCTCTACGGCAAGACGCTGCCGAACCAGAACGGCGCGCCGATTCGATTGGTGGTGCCCTGGAAATACGGCTTCAAGGGAATCAAATCGATCGTGCGAATCTCGCTGACCGAGACGCCGCCGCCTTGCACCTGGAACCTCGCTGCTTCGAACGAATACGGCTTCTATGCCAATGTGAACCCCGCCGTCGATCACCCGCGCTGGAGCCAGGCGACTGAGACCCGCATTGGCGAAGGCGGCTTCTTCGGCGCCAACCGACGCGATACGCTCCTCTTCAACGGTTATGGAGACGAGGTCGCCAGTCTCTACGCCGGCATGGATCTGAAGGCGAATTTCTGA
- the rplF gene encoding 50S ribosomal protein L6, with the protein MSRIGKKPVQVPAGVTASVDGQKVTAKGPKGELFFVANDEVSVKLENNAVVVQPLNESKDARSKWGMSRTMIENIFKGVKDGYERKLEINGVGYRASMQGKNLQLALGFSHDVVYQTPEGITIAVPKPTEIVVTGINKQQVGQVAAEIREYRGPEPYKGKGVKYAEERIVRKEGKKK; encoded by the coding sequence ATGTCTCGTATCGGTAAGAAACCCGTTCAAGTTCCGGCAGGCGTCACGGCTAGCGTTGATGGCCAGAAGGTAACGGCGAAGGGTCCGAAGGGCGAACTGTTCTTCGTCGCAAACGACGAAGTCTCGGTGAAGCTCGAAAACAATGCGGTTGTCGTTCAGCCGCTCAATGAGAGCAAGGATGCTCGTTCGAAGTGGGGCATGTCCCGCACGATGATCGAGAACATCTTCAAGGGCGTGAAGGACGGCTACGAGCGCAAGCTCGAGATCAACGGCGTCGGTTACCGCGCATCGATGCAGGGCAAGAACCTGCAACTGGCGCTCGGCTTCAGCCACGACGTGGTCTACCAGACTCCGGAAGGCATCACGATCGCTGTGCCGAAGCCGACGGAAATCGTCGTCACCGGCATCAACAAGCAGCAGGTCGGCCAGGTTGCAGCGGAAATCCGCGAATACCGCGGCCCCGAACCCTACAAGGGCAAGGGCGTCAAGTATGCCGAAGAGCGGATTGTCCGCAAAGAAGGCAAGAAGAAGTAA
- the rpsK gene encoding 30S ribosomal protein S11 has translation MAKEATRVRRRERKNITSGVAHVNSSFNNTMITITDAQGNAIAWSSAGAKGFKGSRKSTPFAAQIAAEDCAKKAQEHGMKSLEVEVCGPGSGRESALRALQAAGFMITSIRDVTPIPHNGCRPRKKRRV, from the coding sequence ATGGCCAAGGAAGCCACCCGCGTTCGCCGCCGCGAGCGCAAGAACATCACGTCTGGCGTCGCACACGTCAATTCGTCGTTCAACAACACCATGATCACCATCACCGACGCGCAGGGCAACGCAATCGCCTGGTCGTCCGCCGGTGCAAAGGGTTTCAAGGGTTCGCGTAAGTCGACCCCGTTTGCCGCTCAGATCGCCGCTGAAGACTGCGCCAAGAAGGCCCAGGAACACGGCATGAAGTCGCTGGAAGTGGAAGTTTGCGGTCCGGGTTCGGGTCGTGAATCCGCGCTTCGCGCGCTGCAGGCTGCGGGCTTCATGATCACCTCGATCCGCGATGTGACCCCGATCCCGCACAACGGCTGCCGCCCGCGCAAGAAGCGCCGCGTCTGA
- the msrQ gene encoding protein-methionine-sulfoxide reductase heme-binding subunit MsrQ, translating into MAALPALPKRFHGPSVWALYVLGFCPAISAFYLGATGQLPGNAVKEFEHFLGLWALRFLVATLTITPIRDLFAINWLRYRRALGLLAFYYVLMHFLAYMVLDQTLRIQPIIADIARRPFITIGMAALVMLAPLAITSNNWSIRRLGQRWNRLHRLVYVIAAAGALHFAMAVKVVGPEQMLYIGLVALLLAWRTIRTRFLRWRRQQVVSGRPQQKKRPGDDHPAALIS; encoded by the coding sequence ATGGCTGCCCTCCCCGCCCTGCCGAAACGCTTTCATGGCCCTTCTGTCTGGGCGCTCTACGTGCTCGGCTTCTGCCCGGCGATATCGGCTTTCTACCTTGGCGCAACCGGACAACTGCCCGGTAACGCCGTCAAGGAGTTTGAGCACTTTCTTGGCCTTTGGGCGCTACGTTTCCTCGTCGCGACGCTCACGATCACGCCGATTCGCGACCTTTTCGCGATAAACTGGCTGAGATATCGCCGCGCTCTTGGGCTGCTCGCCTTCTACTACGTGCTGATGCACTTCCTGGCCTATATGGTGCTGGACCAGACCCTGCGCATCCAGCCGATCATCGCCGATATCGCCCGCCGGCCGTTCATAACCATCGGCATGGCCGCGCTCGTAATGCTGGCTCCCCTCGCGATCACGTCGAACAATTGGTCGATCCGGCGGCTCGGGCAGCGATGGAACAGGCTTCATCGGCTGGTCTATGTGATCGCGGCCGCCGGTGCCCTTCATTTCGCCATGGCGGTGAAGGTCGTGGGGCCCGAGCAAATGCTTTACATCGGCCTCGTCGCCCTGCTGCTTGCCTGGCGAACCATCCGAACGCGCTTCCTTCGCTGGAGGCGCCAGCAGGTCGTTTCAGGACGCCCGCAACAGAAAAAGCGGCCGGGTGACGATCACCCCGCCGCTCTAATTTCTTGA
- the rpsM gene encoding 30S ribosomal protein S13, producing MARIAGVNIPTAKRVVIALTYIHGIGPKFAQEIIEKVGIPSDRRVHQLTDAEVLQIRETIDRDYQVEGDLRRETAMNIKRLMDLGCYRGLRHRRGLPVRGQRTHTNARTRKGPAKAIAGKKK from the coding sequence GTGGCACGTATCGCTGGCGTCAACATCCCGACGGCAAAGCGCGTCGTCATCGCGCTGACCTACATTCACGGGATCGGCCCGAAATTCGCGCAGGAAATCATCGAAAAGGTCGGCATCCCGTCTGACCGTCGCGTACACCAGTTGACGGATGCTGAAGTTCTTCAGATCCGTGAAACGATCGACCGCGATTACCAGGTCGAAGGTGACCTGCGTCGCGAGACCGCGATGAACATCAAGCGCCTGATGGACCTCGGCTGCTACCGTGGCCTTCGCCATCGTCGCGGTCTGCCGGTGCGCGGTCAGCGCACGCACACCAACGCCCGCACCCGCAAGGGTCCGGCAAAGGCGATCGCCGGCAAGAAGAAATAA
- the rplO gene encoding 50S ribosomal protein L15 has product MKLNEIKDNEGSTKNRKRLGRGIGSGSGKTAGRGVKGQKARSGVAINGFEGGQMPIYRRLPKRGFNNIFASEFVVVSLGRIQAAVDAKKLDASKTVDAAALKAAGVIRREKDGVRVLSDGELKAKVSLEVAGASKSAIEKIEKAGGSVKLLAAAAE; this is encoded by the coding sequence ATGAAACTGAATGAAATCAAGGACAACGAAGGCTCGACCAAGAACCGCAAGCGTCTTGGCCGTGGTATCGGTTCCGGCTCCGGCAAGACTGCCGGCCGTGGTGTGAAGGGTCAGAAGGCTCGTTCGGGCGTTGCCATCAACGGCTTCGAAGGCGGCCAGATGCCCATCTACCGTCGCCTGCCGAAGCGCGGCTTCAACAACATCTTCGCCTCGGAGTTCGTTGTCGTGTCGCTCGGTCGTATCCAGGCTGCCGTCGATGCCAAGAAGCTCGACGCTTCGAAGACGGTCGATGCTGCTGCGCTCAAGGCTGCCGGCGTTATCCGCCGCGAGAAGGACGGTGTTCGCGTTCTCTCTGACGGCGAACTGAAGGCCAAGGTCTCGCTCGAAGTTGCCGGTGCGTCCAAGTCGGCGATCGAAAAGATCGAAAAGGCCGGCGGTTCGGTCAAGTTGCTTGCAGCAGCCGCAGAATAA